A part of Neovison vison isolate M4711 chromosome 6, ASM_NN_V1, whole genome shotgun sequence genomic DNA contains:
- the GMNC gene encoding geminin coiled-coil domain-containing protein 1, producing MNTVLPCQDQYFVGGQSYNCPYSTTTSESSVDVSTETWVSFWTAGLLDNREPQQAPQALESSCDSSFPAPNSCSWEEAQLSSQLYRNKQLQDTLVQKEEELARLHEENNHLRQYLNSALVKCLEEKAKKLLSSDEFSKAFGQFRKGKRKPKEKRYFPPEIPHHKNAKRNLSSEFANCEGQPGPPVDPWVLQTLGLKDLNTIDDTLSANYSAHSSHPRRIDSTFPPFLDDTVDYENVPREDLPIDYGGDPATPSHGTAGHREDFHFLSQLSNPPGGLQTSPYYTSDVSPNKTEMAFSTSLSPHCNVKTHSFHQGQAFVCRDEEGGWKFTWVPKQS from the exons ATG AACACTGTTCTGCCTTGCCAAGACCAGTACTTTGTAGGAGGTCAGAGTTATAATTGCCCGTATTCCACTACAACGTCAGAATCTAGTGTTGACGTTTCCACGGAGACTTGGGTCTCTTTCTGGACTGCTGGTCTCCTGGACAACAGAGAGCCCCAACAAGCACCACAGGCACTGG AATCATCCTGTGACTCCAGTTTCCCTGCTCCTAACTCGTGTTCATGGGAAGAAGCTCAGCTTTCCTCTCAGCTCTACAGAAACAAGCAG CTCCAAGATACTCTGGTGCAGAAGGAAGAAGAACTTGCTAGGTTACATGAAGAGAATAACCATCTCAGACAATACCTGAATTCTGCTTTGGTTAAATGTCTTGAGGAAAAGGCCAAG AAATTGCTGTCATCAGATGAGTTCTCCAAAGCATTTGGACAAttcagaaagggaaagaggaaacccAAAGAGAAAAGATACTTTCCTCCTGAGATCCCCCACCACAAAAATGCCAAGAGAAACCTCTCTAGTGAATTTGCTAACTGTGAAGGACAACCTGGGCCCCCTGTGGACCCTTGGGTTCTTCAGACCCTTGGGTTAAAAGACCTCAACACCATCGATGACACTTTATCAGCTAACTACAGTGCCCACTCCTCTCATCCCAGAAGAATTGACAGCACATTTCCTCCATTTCTGGATGATACAGTTGATTATGAAAATGTCCCCAGGGAGGATCTGCCAATTGACTATGGAGGCGACCCAGCAACCCCCTCACATGGCACTGCTGGGCACAGGGAAGATTTTCACTTCCTCTCTCAACTTTCAAATCCCCCAGGAGGGCTGCAAACTTCTCCTTACTATACTTCTGATGTGTCACCCAATAAAACAGAGATGGCCTTTTCCACATCCCTGAGCCCTCACTGTAATGTGAAAACTCATTCCTTCCACCAGGGACAAGCCTTTGTTTGTCGAGATGAGGAGGGAGGCTGGAAGTT